Genomic DNA from Ruminococcus sp. OA3:
AAATATCCAGGTACTTGACAGCCAGACAGGTGAAGGTAACCGTGAAAAATGCCAGCAGGTAATGGAAAACTACCTTGTTAAATATGGCAAGGGTGAGCTTGATGCAGTCTTCACATTCGATGACAATGCGGCATTCGGTGCATGGAATGCAATCGAAGCAGCAGGACGTCAGGATGATGTTAAGATCTTTGCAGCAGCAGCTGGAAGCTACGAAACTGTACAGTATGTAAAAGATGGAAAAATTCAGGCTACAGCTATGCAGTCACCGCATTTTGATGCAAAAGCAGCACTGGATATGGCAGTGAAGCTGGCAGCAGGCGAAGAACCGGAAGAATTCTATAACTACATTGAAACACCGGTAGCAACACCGGATAACGTGGATTCTCTCGGACTGGAAGAATGGTAGAATTGGGCACTCCTTAAATTGTAGTAAAAGCTAATAATTACTTTGCCGAGCCGTGTAAGCGGCTCCGGCAAAGAGATATTCATTTTGAATGTAAAACCGGAGGAAATGTAAATGAGCAATGAATATGTTCTTGAAATGAAAGATATCAGTAAAACTTTTCCCGGTGTTAAGGCATTGGATCATGCTCATTTGAATCTGAAATACGGCGAGGTACTGGCACTGTGCGGAGAGAACGGTGCGGGAAAGTCAACACTGATGAAAGTGCTTTCCGGAGTATACCACGCTGATGAGGGTTCGGGTGAGATCATTTACCAGGGGAAACCTGTTCGCTACAATAGTCCTATTGAGGCGAAAAATGATGGTGTTGTCTTAATTTTCCAGGAATTATCCTTAGTAATGGATTTAACCGTAGCAGAGAACCTGTATCTGGGCAGCCTGCCGAAAAAAGGCGGCAGGATTGACTGGAAGAAGATGAATGCGGATGCACAGAAGGTTCTGGATGAACTGGAGTGCCCGGCAAAACCGACGGACACGATCTCGGCACTGCCGATCGCACAGCAGCAGATGGTGGAGATCGCCCGTGGAATCGCCCTGGGCGCAAAGATCCTCGTGCTGGATGAGCCGACGTCTTCCCTGACAGAAAAAGAAAAGAATTCTCTGTTTAAGATTGTCAACAAACTGAAAACCCAGGGTGTTGGTATGGTATATATCAGCCACAAGATGGATGAGATCTTCGAGATCAGCGACCGTGTGCTGGTGATGAGGGATGGAAAACCGACCGGTGAATTTGTGACCAAAGACATCGAGCTGGACGACATCGTAAACAGTATGATCGGCCGTTCCCTCGACAATTACTACTATAAATGTAAATGGAACCCGAAGGAAGAAGTGCTGCGGGTAGAAAACCTGTCCCTGAAGGGATATTTTAAGGATATTTCCTTTAACGTCCATGCCGGGGAGGTTGTGGGATTCTACGGCCTGGTAGGAGCGGGACGTACAGAGATCATGGAGACAATCTTCGGTATCCGCAAGGCGGATTCGGGAAAGATCTACCTGGAAGGCAAGGAGCAGAAGATCCGGT
This window encodes:
- a CDS encoding sugar ABC transporter ATP-binding protein, whose amino-acid sequence is MSNEYVLEMKDISKTFPGVKALDHAHLNLKYGEVLALCGENGAGKSTLMKVLSGVYHADEGSGEIIYQGKPVRYNSPIEAKNDGVVLIFQELSLVMDLTVAENLYLGSLPKKGGRIDWKKMNADAQKVLDELECPAKPTDTISALPIAQQQMVEIARGIALGAKILVLDEPTSSLTEKEKNSLFKIVNKLKTQGVGMVYISHKMDEIFEISDRVLVMRDGKPTGEFVTKDIELDDIVNSMIGRSLDNYYYKCKWNPKEEVLRVENLSLKGYFKDISFNVHAGEVVGFYGLVGAGRTEIMETIFGIRKADSGKIYLEGKEQKIRSSVDAVKAKIGFVTENRKEQGLVLEQSCRDNMALAKLPMISKAGFVDMKASYEIYKEYHDKLQISSPSSEQPVGNLSGGNQQKVVLGKWMTIGPKLLILDEPTRGIDVGSKSEIYRLIAELAEKEGLAVIIISSEMPEVMGISNRVLTIAQGNLTGELVGDEITEETLMRAILITDSTQQA